GTCACCGCCGCCGCCCACGACACATCGTCTGTGAACGTCGGCACCGTGAATGCCCAAAGCCGCAAGAAGGCCGAGGCGCTCTTGAAGGCCACGAGCACCAAGCTCACCAAACGCAAGATCCTGAAGTCGACACAGACCGAGCGTGTCATAGGGCGCCGCCAGATCGCCGCCAATGGGCCGCTGGCGGGCTCCGCGCAGGCGTTGGCCATGGCCCCGGGGGTGGCGGTGCGCGGGTACGGCGGTATCAGTGGGTCGGCGCGCTATGAGATCGCGCTGCGCGGGGTCAAGGTCGGCTGGTCGAGCGTGAACGGCGATGTCGAACGCAATGGCATCACCGTGCTGTTCGACGGGGTGCCGATGAACAATCTGATCTCCCATAACGGCGGTTGGGATTCGAACGAAATCCCGATCATGCAGCTCATCTCCGGCGTCAATGTCATCTATGGGCCCGGTAATCCCGCAAGCCGCTGGTTTGACAGCGTCGGTGGCACGATCAACTTTGTCCCCGTTCAGCCCACGAAGCAGGCGGGGGGCAGCGTTGGGTTGACGTACGGCAGCGATCAGACCGAGGGCGCGGATCTCATTGCCAACACCGGCACGCACGATAATTGGTCGACGGTGGTGGCGGCGGGCTTTGTGCGCGACAACACCTTCCGCACGGGTTCCTTTTCGGCGCCCAGCCGTTCGTCGGCATTGTTTGCCAAGACCGTGAAGACCTTCAGCGACGGGTCGTTCAGTATCGGAGGCTATGCGGACGACAATACCGAGTTCCGGCCCAACTTCATTCCGGTCTCGCCCATAATTGCGGGGCCCGGCGGCAGCGCCGTCACAGTCGACGGCACGCCCAACACGCCGCTCTACAGCCAGTCGACCACCGGATACTACTCGTCCTTGCCCGAGTCGGTATGGTTCAAGCAGATCGTGGTGCGCGATCGCATGCTGTATTCGCAGATCAAGCTTGGCCTCGCGCCCGATCTGTCGGTGCACGACCTCGTATGGTATCGCCACGGGCATAGGGTCCATTGGCGTGTGGACAATTACAACTACAATGGCGCGCCGCCCGGGACTGTGAATTCGGAATATTACAACCCGCGGTCCGACACCTACGGGAACCGTCTGGTGTTCGACTGGACGCTCCCCATGAATCGCGTGAAGTTCGGGGGGTCGTGGATCAATCAGACGTATTCGACGCCTTATACAGGCTATAACGAGACCTATGGAACGAGTCCGGCGAATCCGGTCCAGTACAACAACGATACGCTCGCCAACACCTATCTGACGGGCTTTGTGCAGGACGCGATCACGCCGATCAAGGCCTTGACGATCACCCCCGGGATCGCGGGCGTCGATTTCCAGACGCAATTTTTCAACAACGGCGCGAGCTATACCCCGCCCGGGGCCGCCAACCAGACGATAGCGCCAAGCGACAGCAAGGTCTTTACGCGCATGGAACCGTCCCTGGGGGCGCGCTACATGATCGCCCCGCGTTGGTCGGTGTACGGCAATGCCGCCGAGACCTACCAGAACCCCGGCGACAACGCCTTCGGTGCCTACAGCGGCAGCAATGCCATTGATCTCGCGACGCTAAAGCCCGTCAAGAGCGTCGACTACGAGTTGGGGACGCGGCTTCTGATCCGGCGCGCGGGCCTGCTGCGTCATTTCGTGATGAATGCGGATATCTACCGCGACACGTTGAGCAACGAGACCCTGACCACCTATATATCGACTGGTGGGGGTTTCGCGACCACCCAGTTCGCCCAGGCGAGCGCCACTTATAAGGGTTTGAACGTGAGCGCGCAGGACAGTCCGACGTGGCATTGGCATGTGTTTGGAACCGCCTCGCTTACGCGCGCGCATTTCGACTCCTATGTGCCGGGCGGCAGCACCACGAACTACGCGGGCTATCCGATCTCCTATAGCCCCGACGTCACCGCCTCCCTGGGCGTCAATTACCGCGTGGCCTTCGGGCGCTATCTGGTATCGCCCGGGCTGTCCGATCAATACACCGGTACGCAGTACCTGTTCAGCAACGTGGCCAACGCCCCCACCAATAATGTGCAGATGGCGTCTTACAACATCGTCAATACGCAGGTGGCCATCAAGGCCGGGACCGGCATCGCCGGCCTGTCGGCGGTGACCCTGACGGTGGGCGTGACCAATCTCTTCAACAAGCGCTATGACCCCATCCAGTACATCACGAGCGGCGGCTATTTTGGCGGCAACAGCGCCGGGGCCGTGCTCGCCGATCCGGGGGCGCCACGGCAATACTTCGTCAATCTGAACGCGCGCTTCTGACGCGTCCTTTCTTCTCCTCATTGAAGGCCTCAAGGGTGGTCCTTGGGCCTTCTTTTTTTTTGGGGGTTCCGGAACCGCTCCGATTGGCCAAACCGCTCTTTGCCTTAAGACCCGGGACTGCGATGCCATGCGCGATCACGGAGCCCGCCGCACCCTGGCGGCCGCGGGACCGATGGGTTGTGGGCGCCGCTCCGGCCGCCTAGGGCGCGGGATGCCGGACAGGGCCGCGCCTGGACGTCACTGGCTATGCACGCGCGGCGTATACAGGATGCAATACCCCATGGGTGCTATGCGCCCCGCGACCTTTGTGCAGTGGCCGATCGCAAGCGTGCCGTTGGCCTTGGTGCCCTGCATCATCAAGCCGTTCGAATGCCCGACGGCCGGCAGAAAGAAACGGCAGCGGCCGCATACGTCGCGGCCCTTGGGGTGGTCTTGATAGCGTACGCTGGCCTTGCTGGCCTTCGGGGCGGATTTCTTGGCGGTCGCGGCCATTGGCAGCGCGAGCATCGCCGCTGCCGCCGTACGCCGCAGAAAATGCCGCCGGGAGATCGGTCTTGCCATGGCTCAACTCCTATTTCCGGGGACCATGAGGCCATGCTAGTCCCGCACCTCCCGGGATGGCGATCACCGAAAGGTCTCGGTCGTTTCGCGGGGCTGGGCGATGATGAGCATGGCCGCCTTGTGGTCGGAAAGCGCGGGGCCTTGTTCGGGAAATGTGCGCGTCGCGAGCAGCCGGGCGCGGTCGCACCCGTGGACGAAGAGGTAATCGATACGGTCTTGCGGGGCCTCCGCCGGAAAGGTCGCGCCCGTTCCCTGTCCCACGCAGGCGTGGGCATCCACCCATCCGCTGGCGGTCAGATGGGCGATGCCGGGGGCGGTGGGCGGGGCATTGAAATCGCCCACCAGACACTGCGGCCCTGAAAAGCCCTCGAGGGCTTGGGCCAGGGCCGCGACCTGATGTCGGTTCTGCGTGGGGACCCACGAGCAATGGGCATTCGTCAATCGCCAGATCTCCCCCTGCCAGGCGAAGCTCGCGCTGATTACGCGTCGCGGACTCGGGTCCTCGTCGTCATCGTCACGCGGCAGGGCGAAGGACCAGGGGGCGCTCAAGGGGATCTCCGAGAGGATCGCGCTGCCTTGATGGGGTTGTGTCGTGTCGGCGGCCAGGAACAGCTGATGATGATAGTCGAGGTCGCCGGCGAGTTCCCGTAGCTGGTTACGTGTGTCGTCGACGTGGGCCGCCTGCAGGGCGATGATGGCGGGCCGCTCTGCCTGGAGGAGGGCACGCAGCCGCGTGCACCGCTCAGGCCAGGGACCGTAGCCATCCCGGACATAGTTCAGGTTTACGGTGAGGATCTTTAGCATTCGTCGACTCTACGCACGCAAGCGGTGTCGACGCTATCCGACCCCCGGGCAGGCCCCAGGCTAGGCCATGGTGCCATGGGGCGGTGTCCGTCTCCCAAGACCCCGTGAAGCCCGGATGTCCGATGAAATTGGTAGCGGGGGTAGGATTTGAACCTACGACCTTCGGGTTATGAGCCCGACGAGCTGCCAGACTGCTCCACCCCGCATCAGAGGGCGCAGAGTCTACCATCTTTGCGGGCAATGGCAAGCCTTGGCGAACGCGCATTGAAGTTTTGGCGGGAAGGCTTATAATCCGCGTTTATCTCGTATAGGTCGTTTTGCGGAAGTGGGCTTTAAGCCCACTTTTGCGTTTATGGTCATGGAGAAACATATTCAGACGGATCGGCTGCGGGCCTTGGTGGAGCCCGTTGTGGCGCATCTCGGCTTCGAGGTCGTCGATATCGAATTCGTGAGCGGACAAAAGACCTTGCGCATTTATATTGATGGGCCGCAGGGGATCGATGTCGACGACTGCGCCCGGGTCAGTCGCCAGGTGAGCGCGCTATTCGATGTCGAGGATCCGGTCCCGGGGCAGTACACGCTCGAGATCTCGTCGCCCGGACTGGACCGGCCGTTGGCGCGGCCCAGCGACTTCGAGCGCTTCGCCGGGTCCCAGATCAAGCTGAAGACCGCGCTGCCCGTGGATGGGCGCCGGAACTTTCGCGGGCGCCTCGTGGGCCTGGTCGATGGGCGCGTGGTCCTGGAGGCGGACGAAACGCGTTATGATCTCGCGTTTGACAACATCGAGAAGGCGAGACTTGTGCCCGAACTCTGAGGGCGGCTGGAGGCAGTGATGGCGAACGAAATTCTAATGGTGGTCGAGACGGTTTCACGCGAGAAGAATGTCGATCGCGAGATCATCTTTGGGGCGCTCGAGGCGGCGCTGGCGACGGCTACGCGCAAGCGCCACAAGGAAGACATAGACGCCCGTGTCCATATCCACAGAAAGACCGGGGAGTACGACACCTTCCGGCGTTGGCTGGTCGTGCCCGATGAGCAGGAGACGCTCGAGTTTCCGGGGCGCGAGATGCGCCTGGCACAGGCAAGCGAGCGCCAGGCCGATATTCAGGTGGGGGAGTACATCGAAGAGCCGATCGAGGCGGCCGATTTCGGCCGTATCGCCGCTCAAGCCGCCAAGCAGGTGATCGTGCAGAAGGTCCGCGAGGCCGAGCGCGAGCAGATCGTGAACCAGTTCAAGGGCCGCCAGGGCGAGCTCGTCACGGGCGTCGTGAAGCGCCTGGAGCGCGGGGACGCGATCATCGATCTCGGCACCGCCGAGGCCCTGCTGCCGAAGTCGGCGATGATCCCGCGCGAGGGGCTGCGTCCCGGAGACCGGGTGCGCGCCTATCTGGAAGACGTCCATTCGGCGCCGCGCGGGCCGCAATTGTTCCTGAGTCGCACGAGCCCGCAGCTGCTCGTCGAGCTCTTCAAGCTCGAAGTCCCCGAGGCCGGCGAGGGGCTGATCGAGATTCACGGCGCGGCCCGCGATCCGGGACTGCGTGCCAAGATTGCGGTGAATTCCAAGGACCCGCGTATCGACCCCATAGGGGCGTGCGTGGGCATGCGCGGCTCGCGCGTGCAGAGTGTATCGAACGAGTTGGGGGGTGAGCGGGTCGATATCATCCAATGGTCTCCGGACCCGGCGCAATTCGTCATCAACGGGCTCGCGCCGGCGGAGGTGCTTTCGATCGTGGTCGACGAGGAGCTGCACAGCATGGATGTCATCGTCGACGAGTCGCAGCTGTCGCAGGTGATCGGCCGCGGCGGCCAGAATGTGCGGCTGGCGTCCGAGTTGACCGGCTGGGAGCTCAATGTGATGACCGAGGAAACGGCCTCGGCGCGTGGCGAGACCGAGGCGGCCAATGCCGTGCAGATGTTCGTCGAGCAGCTGCGCATGGAGCCCGCGACCGCCGAGCTGCTCGTGCGCGAGGGGTTCATGACCTTGGACGAGGTCGCCTATGTCCCGAAGCAGGAGATGATGTCGGTCGAGGGCTTGAGCGAGGCGCAGGTCGATGAGTTGCGCGACCGGGCGCGTGACATACTGCTCACGCGCGCCATAACGCTCGAGGAAAAGATCGACATGGCGGAGCCCGCCGACGACCTCCTTGGCATGGTGGAGATGGACGAGCATACGGCGCGCCTGTTGGCGAGCCACGGAATAAAGACGATGGAGGAGCTCGCCGATCAGTCGGTCGATGATCTGGCGGCAATAGAGGGGTTGGATGAGGAGCGGGCCCGCATCCTCATTATGGCAGCGCGCGCGCCTTGGTTCGCGGACCAGAGCCAGGGGGCCTGACGGATTTCATTCGATGCCTGAAACGACAGTCAAAAGTTTTGCCGAACAGATCGGTGTGGCGCCGGACAAGCTGCTTCAGCAGCTGGTCGCGGCAGGGATTGCTGGGAAGAAAAGCGGCGACCCCCTGAGCGATGACGAGAAGATGGCGCTCCTGAACTTCCTGCGCACGCATCACGGCGCGGGGGAGCCGGAGGCCAAGCGCATCACGCTCACGCAAAAGTCGACGAGCAAGATCATGCAGAATTCGCGGTTCGGCCAGAGCCGCGCCGTGCAGGTCGAGGTGCGCAAGAAGCGGACCTTCGTCAAGCGCCCGGCGCCTGGCGAGCCGGAGGCCCCGCCCGCCGAGGTCGAGGAGGCCATCGTCGAGTCGGCCGCGGAGCCCGAGGCGCCGCCGGTCACGGTGACGCCTCCCGAGCCCACGGAGGCCGCGCCGGTCGAGGCGGTGGCCGAGGAGCCGGTCGCGGAGACACCCGTGTCCGAACCCGTTCCGGCTCCGGTCGCGGAACCGCCGGCGGCGAAGGAACCGCCGCAAAATCGTACCGTACGTAAGGATACCCGCCCGGAGCGTGGGCGCAACGAGCGCCGGGAGCGTCCGGCGGCCCGGCCTTCGGGCGGGGATCGCAAGCCGCAGAAGGGGCGGCCGGGCGGTCCGCCGTCGCGCGGGGCATCGGGGGCTAAGCGCGTGGTCACGAGTATGAGTGGCCAGCATGCCTTCGAGATGCCGACCGAGCGCGTGGTGCGGGATGTCTATCTGCCGGAGGCCATTACCGTGGCCGAGCTTGCCCAGCAGATGTCGATCAAGGCCGTGGAGGTGATCAAGGTCTTGATGCAGCTTGGGATGATGGTCACGATCAATCAGGTCCTCGATCGCGAGACGGCGACCATCGTGGTCGAGGAACTCGGGCACGTGGCCCACGAGGCGCGTAGTCACGATCCGGAGGCAGCCTTGAAGGTCGGCGATCACGAGGAGGGGGCGCGCGAGCCGCGCCCGCCGGTGGTCACGGTCATGGGCCATGTCGATCACGGCAAGACATCGCTGCTCGATTACATCCGCAAGACCAAGGTCGCAAGCGGCGAGGCGGGCGGCATAACGCAGCATATCGGTGCCTATCACGTCGAGATGCCCAAGGGCATGTTGACGTTCCTCGATACGCCAGGCCATGAGGCGTTCACCGCCATGCGCGCGCGCGGCGCCAAGGTGACGGACATCGTCATTCTGGTGGTGGCCGCCGATGACGGGGTCATGCCCCAGACCGTCGAGGCCATCCATCATGCCCGCGAGGCGGGCGTGCCCATCGTGGTGGCGGTGAACAAGATCGATAAGCCGCAGGCCGACATGGAGCGCGTGAAGCAGGAGCTGGTGACGCACGAGGTGGTGCCCGAGGAGTGGGGTGGGTCGGACATCTTCGTGCCGGTGTCGGCCAAGACCGGTCAGGGGATCGAAGACCTGCTCGATGCGGTGTTGCTGCAGGCCGAGTTGCTCGAGCTTACCGCCGTGCGCCATGCCATGGCGACCGGTATCGTCATCGAGGCGCGGCTCGACAAGGGCCGGGGTCCGGTGGCCACCATATTGGTCCAGGAAGGCACTTTACGTAAGGGCGATGTGATCCTGGCGGGGCGCGAGTCGGGGCGTGTACGGGCGATGAC
The DNA window shown above is from Acidiferrobacter sp. SPIII_3 and carries:
- a CDS encoding TonB-dependent receptor, with protein sequence MPSHYRPLPATPGRLSVLSSLVLCALAASQVTAAAHDTSSVNVGTVNAQSRKKAEALLKATSTKLTKRKILKSTQTERVIGRRQIAANGPLAGSAQALAMAPGVAVRGYGGISGSARYEIALRGVKVGWSSVNGDVERNGITVLFDGVPMNNLISHNGGWDSNEIPIMQLISGVNVIYGPGNPASRWFDSVGGTINFVPVQPTKQAGGSVGLTYGSDQTEGADLIANTGTHDNWSTVVAAGFVRDNTFRTGSFSAPSRSSALFAKTVKTFSDGSFSIGGYADDNTEFRPNFIPVSPIIAGPGGSAVTVDGTPNTPLYSQSTTGYYSSLPESVWFKQIVVRDRMLYSQIKLGLAPDLSVHDLVWYRHGHRVHWRVDNYNYNGAPPGTVNSEYYNPRSDTYGNRLVFDWTLPMNRVKFGGSWINQTYSTPYTGYNETYGTSPANPVQYNNDTLANTYLTGFVQDAITPIKALTITPGIAGVDFQTQFFNNGASYTPPGAANQTIAPSDSKVFTRMEPSLGARYMIAPRWSVYGNAAETYQNPGDNAFGAYSGSNAIDLATLKPVKSVDYELGTRLLIRRAGLLRHFVMNADIYRDTLSNETLTTYISTGGGFATTQFAQASATYKGLNVSAQDSPTWHWHVFGTASLTRAHFDSYVPGGSTTNYAGYPISYSPDVTASLGVNYRVAFGRYLVSPGLSDQYTGTQYLFSNVANAPTNNVQMASYNIVNTQVAIKAGTGIAGLSAVTLTVGVTNLFNKRYDPIQYITSGGYFGGNSAGAVLADPGAPRQYFVNLNARF
- a CDS encoding endonuclease/exonuclease/phosphatase family protein; protein product: MLKILTVNLNYVRDGYGPWPERCTRLRALLQAERPAIIALQAAHVDDTRNQLRELAGDLDYHHQLFLAADTTQPHQGSAILSEIPLSAPWSFALPRDDDDEDPSPRRVISASFAWQGEIWRLTNAHCSWVPTQNRHQVAALAQALEGFSGPQCLVGDFNAPPTAPGIAHLTASGWVDAHACVGQGTGATFPAEAPQDRIDYLFVHGCDRARLLATRTFPEQGPALSDHKAAMLIIAQPRETTETFR
- the rimP gene encoding ribosome maturation factor RimP; translated protein: MEKHIQTDRLRALVEPVVAHLGFEVVDIEFVSGQKTLRIYIDGPQGIDVDDCARVSRQVSALFDVEDPVPGQYTLEISSPGLDRPLARPSDFERFAGSQIKLKTALPVDGRRNFRGRLVGLVDGRVVLEADETRYDLAFDNIEKARLVPEL
- the nusA gene encoding transcription termination factor NusA, with the translated sequence MANEILMVVETVSREKNVDREIIFGALEAALATATRKRHKEDIDARVHIHRKTGEYDTFRRWLVVPDEQETLEFPGREMRLAQASERQADIQVGEYIEEPIEAADFGRIAAQAAKQVIVQKVREAEREQIVNQFKGRQGELVTGVVKRLERGDAIIDLGTAEALLPKSAMIPREGLRPGDRVRAYLEDVHSAPRGPQLFLSRTSPQLLVELFKLEVPEAGEGLIEIHGAARDPGLRAKIAVNSKDPRIDPIGACVGMRGSRVQSVSNELGGERVDIIQWSPDPAQFVINGLAPAEVLSIVVDEELHSMDVIVDESQLSQVIGRGGQNVRLASELTGWELNVMTEETASARGETEAANAVQMFVEQLRMEPATAELLVREGFMTLDEVAYVPKQEMMSVEGLSEAQVDELRDRARDILLTRAITLEEKIDMAEPADDLLGMVEMDEHTARLLASHGIKTMEELADQSVDDLAAIEGLDEERARILIMAARAPWFADQSQGA
- the infB gene encoding translation initiation factor IF-2 yields the protein MPETTVKSFAEQIGVAPDKLLQQLVAAGIAGKKSGDPLSDDEKMALLNFLRTHHGAGEPEAKRITLTQKSTSKIMQNSRFGQSRAVQVEVRKKRTFVKRPAPGEPEAPPAEVEEAIVESAAEPEAPPVTVTPPEPTEAAPVEAVAEEPVAETPVSEPVPAPVAEPPAAKEPPQNRTVRKDTRPERGRNERRERPAARPSGGDRKPQKGRPGGPPSRGASGAKRVVTSMSGQHAFEMPTERVVRDVYLPEAITVAELAQQMSIKAVEVIKVLMQLGMMVTINQVLDRETATIVVEELGHVAHEARSHDPEAALKVGDHEEGAREPRPPVVTVMGHVDHGKTSLLDYIRKTKVASGEAGGITQHIGAYHVEMPKGMLTFLDTPGHEAFTAMRARGAKVTDIVILVVAADDGVMPQTVEAIHHAREAGVPIVVAVNKIDKPQADMERVKQELVTHEVVPEEWGGSDIFVPVSAKTGQGIEDLLDAVLLQAELLELTAVRHAMATGIVIEARLDKGRGPVATILVQEGTLRKGDVILAGRESGRVRAMTDEIGRSIKEAGPSIPVEVQGLSGVPNAGDEVSGVENERKAREIALFRQGKYKDVKLQRQQASKLSNMFQQMQDGDVKTLTLIVKADVQGSVEALTEALEKLSTDEVRVRVVHGMVGGISESDVNLAVASNAIIIGFNVRADGGARRLIDSEGVDIHYYNVIYDAVNEVKAAMAGMLKPQFREDVVGSAEIREVFRTSKAGTVAGCQVSEGVIRRGRQARVLRDNVVIYDGEVESLRRFRDDVSEVKAGMECGLTLKNYSDIRAGDQVEVYERVEVARTL